DNA from Acidobacteriota bacterium:
CACGACAAGGAGGCACCCACGATGACGATCCTGCGCCCGAACCCCAACGCGAACGTGACGCCGGGCTTCCCCGGTCCGATCTCCCGCCCGTCTCCGCCCTTCGGATTCCGCCTGGTGGGCGAGGACGACGAGGGGACGCGAGTGCGGTGGTACCCCGCGGTCGATCAGTACGAGGTCCGGATTCGGGAAGACGGCGAGGAGTACGACGGGACCGTCTTCACGACCTCGGCGTACCACACGTTCCCGGATCTCGAGGTGGGCCAGAAGTACTTCTTCCAGGTTCGGGCGATGAGCGACCTGTCCGGTACGAGCGAGTGGTCGGTGGAGATGGAGCTGGAGCCGACGCTGATCACGCTTCCGCCCGACTGCCAGCCTCCGAACCTCACGGGCGGCAAGGTGTTCACCGAGTCGGGCACGTACGACTGGCCTCATGACGACATGGGCACGGCGATGCTGGTGCTGCGCGGCGGCCAGGGCGGCCAGGGGGGACACGGCGGCGCGTCGGGAACGGGCTACGTGAAGTACGAGGGCTACCACGGCCTCACGACCACCTATGGTTCGAGCGGCGCGGCGGGCAAACGCGGAGCGACAGGAAGTCCGACGACCGTGGCGATTGGAGAGCGCAGCTACGAAGGCGCGGGCGGACGATACGGGGATGGCGGCGCCGGCGGTCGGTCGAACGCCGGCAGTAACAGCGGCGGCACCCATGTTCTTGGTCACCCCGGAGACTTCGGCCGCGTGGCCACGCCCGAGTTTCACGTGGTCCACGATCTTTCGAAGGGCGACACCTTCACGATCACCATCGGTGCTGCTGGTGCTGGCGGCGAAGGCGGGAAGGGCGGCAACAGCGCGGCCACGAACTCGCGCGTCACCAGCTTCGTCCTTGCGGACCCCGAAGGCGAGCATGGCAGTGCCGGCCCCGCCGGCGAACAGGGCGCGCGAAACGGAACTGTCCAGGTCATTCCGCTGGTTTGACCTTGGGGCTGGTGGCCGCGTCGAGAATGTGACAGGCGTTGGCCTCTGAGCGTCACGGCCGGCGCGCAGGATCGCCCCAGACCTGGCACGCCGGCAAGCAGCCGTCGGCTGAACGACTGAATCACAGGAAAGGGAATCCATGACCGCCACCTTCAACCCCAGGCCCACACGCTTCCAGTTCTCCTTCCGGAACGACACCGCGACCGTCTCCTGGGACTTCGGCGTCGACCACTGGGAGGTCGAGTGGGAGGAGGCCTCGGATCAGCGGCCCTTCACCGGCAACCAGAACAAGATGGTCACCACCAAGCGCGAGTTCACGCTGTCCGGGCTCGTCGTCGCGCGCAACTACGGCTTCCGCATCCGGCCCGTCAACGACGTCGTGGGCGCAGGCGACTGGGTTACCCACCTCCTCCACCACCGGGTGCCGTCCGCCGTGGCGCCCGTCAGCCAGACCTTCACCGAGTCGCAGGCCTTCGAGTGGCCGTGGGAAGATGCCTCGGAGGCGATTCTGGTTCTCCAGGGCGGCCAGGGAGGCTCGGGCGGCGGCGGCGGCGGGGGAGCGTCTCCCGGCTTCAACATCGGCTCGACGGTGCCCAACGTCGGCTACGCGGCGCTCTACTCCGGCGCCGAGGGCGGCAACGGCGGCGGGGACGGCGGCGGTGAAGGCGGCGACGGCAGGAGCGAGACGGAAAGGCATGGCGCCGACGGAACCGGCCGCGGCGGCGGCGGCGGAGGCTATGGCTTGAACGGCTACTTCGGCGATGGCGGCGCTGGCGGAGACTACGGGGGCAGGGGCCGGCGCACCTACACGCAGAGAAACCACGGACCGCGGGGCGGCGGTGGCGGCGGACCCAAGGGTGGAGACGGCGGATACGGTGGCAGCCCGTCACCAGCCGGCAACGGTCTCGCGACCGGCGGCGCGGGAGGCGGGGGAGAAGCCGGCGCACCGGGCGGCGCGACCACCCTCACGGTCGGCGAAACAGTGCATTCAGCGGCCGGCGGTGCCGGCGGCGGCGGCGGCGGCGGCGGCGGCGTTCCGATCACCGATCTCGCCCGGCAACCCGGGCTCGCGACTGGCGAGGACGCGCGCGGCGGCGGCGGCGGAACGGGCGGAAGCGGCGGAAAGGCGCCGGATAGCGAGGCCTACCTCAACCGGCCGGGAGGCTCGGGAGGCGCCGGCAGTTCGGGCGCCGAAGGCGAGTGCAAGACCGTTCGCCTGGCCGAACTGGCCAGGGGCACGCAACTGACCATCGCCATCGGCGCAGGCGGCAGCGGTGGCGCCGGCGGTTCGGGCGGCAGCGTCCTGGCCATCAAGGCATCGACTCAGACCAGTCTCAGAGCCACCTACGACGGCGAGGCCGGATCGGACGGCGGCACGGGAGCCGCTGGCACGGCCGGCAGCGTGACGATCTACCCGATCAGGAGTTGAAGCAGCCGGCGTTCCGATGAGCTTGCGCCGAGAAGCCGCCAGCCTTCGGGCTGGCGGCTTTCGCAATTCCGTCCCGGGCCGCGCCACCTGACCAGGCCACACGACGCCGACCAGGCGACCCCTTCCCCGAAAGTGACACGGACGTGCCACCGGATGTCCCATCGGGCCTGCAGGATCGCCGCCGATGACCAAGCGACACTCTTTCCGGGCGACCTCCCCGGTCGGACGCACGCGATGAGCATGCGACTCGCAGACTGGGTGGAGCGTCTCCGCTCGCAGACAGACCTGGCGGTTCACGGCGTCTACACAACGGCCGCGGTGCAGTCGAGCGCCGACCGCGACACGGCGTTCGTGGCCTACTTCGCGGACGAGGCGCAGCCCTCGACCGTGATCGGCCCGCCGCGTCAGGAGCACGTCGTGGCGATCTCGGTGCTGCTTCGGGTGCCGGTTCGCCAGGAGGCGAACTCCGAGAGCGTTTCCGGCCTCGAGGCCGTGCGCGACCAGGTCGACGCCGCTCTGCTCGGCTGGACGCCGCCGGGGGCTACCGGCCCCGTCACGCATCGGAGCGGGAAGGCGCTGGATCGACAGGACGAAGGGGTCGAGTGGTGGAGAGACATTTACCAGGCGCCGCAACTACGGTCGGCGTCTTGACCAGAAGGAGCGAATGATGGCCCTATCGGCAGGACGAAAACTGATCTTGGCGAAGATCGAAACGACGGCGGGCACCGCGGTGGCGCCGGCGGCGACCGACGCGATCCTCGCGATCGAGCCGACCCTCACACCCCTCGTGGGCGGCACGGTGAGCCGCGACTTGGTGCGCAGCTTCTACGGCGCCTCGGAGGACTTCCAGGTGGGCTCCCACCAGCAGATCGAGTTCTCGGTGGAACTCGCCGCCTCGGGCACCGCCGGCACCGCGCCGCAGTTGGGCAAGCTGCTCCTGGCCTGCGGCATGAGCGAGACCGTCACCGAGAGTTCGAAGGTCGAGTACGTACCGGTGAGCAAGGACGAGAAGACGCTGACCATCGTCTGCAACTGGGCGGGCCAGCAGCACACGCTGACCGGCTGCCGGGGCACCTGGCAGCTCACGTCGGGCGCCCAGCTCATCCCGCGGCTCAAGTTCACCTTCCTGGGCAAGTGGAACGACCCGTCGAGCGTCGCGGCGATCACCGGGGACTACTCGTCCTGGCAGGCGCCGACGCCCGGCTCCACGACGGACACGCCCACCTTCCAGTTGCACGGCCAGAGCAGTCTGGCCCTGTCGAAGCTGGACCTCGACTACGCCGTCCAGACGGTCCACCGCGAGGTGATCGGGGCGACCAACGAGGTGATCATCACCGGCCGCCAGCCGGCCGGCTCGATCACCTTCGACGCGCCGACGCTGGCGTCGTTCAACGCCTTCACCACCGCGAAGGCCGGCACGACAGGCGCGATGAAGATGGTCCACGGCGGCGCCGACACGGCGGAGAACGCCGGCGACCTGATCGAGATCAACTGCCCGAAGGTCCAGTTGGTCGACCCGCAGTACGGCGACGAGGAGGGCGTCCTCCAGGTCTCCGCCGGTCTCAAGCTGGCGCCGAACAGCGGCAACGACGAGATCAGGTTCACCTTCCGGTAGGACCCGAGTTCGCGGTTCGTCGGCCCTCCCCTTCCCCCTCGTAACCACCCGGGGGAGGGCCGGCGGACCGGTTTCGCTCGCAGGAACCAAGGAGACCGACAATGATGGCATTCAGACTGGCCGACCCCGAGGCGACCTACCCCACGCCGGTGGCGATCGACGTGCCGGCGGCGGACGGAAAGACCGAGAAGCTCGGCTGCGTTCTGCACTTCCGGCTGCTCGAGGCTTCCGAAGTCCGGGACCTTGCCCTCGAAGGAGACGAGGCGTACCTGGCGGGCATCCTCGCCGGCTGGGACGAGATCACCGACTTCGACGGCGAGCCGCTCGAGTTCAACGAGAAGAACGTCGAGAAGCTGGCACGGATCGGCTACTTCACTCGTTCCGTCGCCGAGGCCTACGGCCGCTTCAGCCAGGGCTTGCCGGCAAAAAACTCCGTGGCGCCGCTCGCCACTGGTTCGGCCAGGGGAGCGGCGCGGACGAGACGGAAGAAGACGCGCGCGCGTTCGGCATCCAGATAGATCCGGACTCGCTGCCGCAAGGAAGAGACTTTGATGTTCTGCCCGAAAACTGGGACACGCTGGTTGCGTTCCTCGCAGCCCAGACGCAGTGGCGGCACGGCCCGAGCGGCCGGCTCGTGGGCCTCGACTACGCCGGCGTCCGCGCCGCGGTACGGGGGCTCGTGGCTGACGGCCTGGGCAACGCAAGGCAGGGCAGGAGGCTGAGATGGCAGCGCGTGTTCACCGGCCTGCGCGTGATGGAGGCGGCCGTGCTGGAAGAGGCCGGCAAACGATGAGCGGTCGCTGGCGCGCCACACGGCCCGATGCGGCGACTCGCCAACCCGGACGACTGGAGAACTAGGTCATGGCTGGAGAAGAACTGAGAGTCGGCATTCGCCTCACCGCGGACGGCAGGGACTTCGTGGGCGCGGTTCGCGAGGCGGCACGGGAGCTCGACAAGCTGAGCCGCGCGGCGAAGAGCGCCAGCGGCGTGGCCAACGGCTTCGCTACGGCGAATAAGAAGACGGGAGACACGCTGAGGGTCGTGAAGGACACGGCGATCGCCTACGTGGCCACTCAGGCCCTCATTTCCCTTCAGAACAAGGAGCTTGCGGGGACTGCGGCTGGTGCGATCCAGAATACGTCGGGGCTTGGCGTCGCGTTGCGTGGCGGGGCTACTGCAGCCGGAGTCCTCCGAGGGGCGATGAGGGTGGCGGCCGTCGCGGTGCGAGGGTTCAGGACGGCACTGGCGTTCTTGACGGGGCCGGCCGGTCTCATCTTGCTCGGCGTGTCAGCAATCTACGATCTGGTCAGTGCCAACAAAGCGGCCAAGGAGAGCGTCAACGGCCTTCCCGACGACTTCTTCGAGTGGGGAGAGTCGATCGACGAGACCGCCGAGAAGCTGAAGGAACTCGGAGACGCTCAGAAGCGCGTGCTCGTGCGCGAGCTTGGAAGTGGCATTGAAGAAGCGACGGCGGAGCTCACAGGCGCGAGAGAGGAAGCGGCAAAGGCGCGTCGAGCTCTTGAAGCTCGGGAGCTGTACGTCAAGGACAACGCGAGGAACCAGGACTACTTGGACAGGATCGACAACGCTGACGCTGAGGTAGAGCGTCTCGAGAGTGTCGTCTCCAACCTGGAAAGTCGGCTTGCAAACACAAGGAGTGCTCTCGATCCGGGACTCTTGAGTTCGAAGGACCTGGATGACGCAGCACGGGAAGAAATCGCTCGTTTAGAGAGGGTCGAGGAGGAGAGAAAGCAACGAAGGAACGATGCTGCAGCCTCGCTGCTTCAGGTGGAGCGCGACCTTCAGACCGACCGAGAGCGGGTCATCGCGGAGTACGAAGAGCGAATCGCTGCACTTGAGCATCCCGATGCCGGTGGCGATGCCGAGCGAAAGAAGGAGCTTCGGGAGCGTGCTGAGGCCGCCAAGCAGTTGGCGCTGTCCGAGATCGAAGCCGCTGAAGCCGCAGAGCGTGCGGACAAGGAACGAGCTTCCGGTGTAGCGGCCCTCGAGGCCCTGAAACAGCGCCAGGCTGCTCTTGTCGGAGCGACTGACGCATCGACAGAAGCGCTAGCGCGCGAGACGCGAGCCCGAGAGATCCGGGAGCAGGCGCGAGCCTTGTACAAGGAGGCCACTCCGGAAGTCATCGAGCAGATCGTGACCGAAACCCTGGCTACGGAGGACTTGGAGGAGTCGATCCGGAAGCAGAACGAGGCGAGGAAGGAACGCTTCCAGCAGCAGGTGCAGCAGTTGGAGCCTCTACCCGACGTCACCAACGACACGGTCACGGAGCAGGACTCTGATGCCCTCAAGGGCTACGCGACGGGTGTCGACCAGGTTGCGGCCTCCGTGGAGAGGTACCACGACGCCACGACCGGGGCTGTGCGTGCCGTGTCCTTCCTGGATGCGGTCAAGGCAGGAACGGAAGGTCTGGCCGCACACAACCGCAAGGCCTTCCGTCTCAATCAGGCAGCCGCGATCGCCCAGGCGGTTATCGCGACGCACTCGGCCATTGCCGCCGTACTGGGGGACAACACGCTCCAGCCGACGCCGATCCGGTTCGTCTTTGCCGGCCTGATGGCCGCGGCGGGTGCGGCGCAGATCGCTGCGATCAGGGCCCAGAAACCCCCTCAGGCCTACGCCTACGGCGGCATCGTCGACAGCCCGACGTTCTTCAGCCACCGAGGCGGCCTCGGCCTCGCCGGCGAGGCCGGTCCGGAGGCCATCCTGCCGCTCA
Protein-coding regions in this window:
- a CDS encoding DUF1799 domain-containing protein, with the translated sequence MPENWDTLVAFLAAQTQWRHGPSGRLVGLDYAGVRAAVRGLVADGLGNARQGRRLRWQRVFTGLRVMEAAVLEEAGKR
- a CDS encoding fibronectin type III domain-containing protein: MTILRPNPNANVTPGFPGPISRPSPPFGFRLVGEDDEGTRVRWYPAVDQYEVRIREDGEEYDGTVFTTSAYHTFPDLEVGQKYFFQVRAMSDLSGTSEWSVEMELEPTLITLPPDCQPPNLTGGKVFTESGTYDWPHDDMGTAMLVLRGGQGGQGGHGGASGTGYVKYEGYHGLTTTYGSSGAAGKRGATGSPTTVAIGERSYEGAGGRYGDGGAGGRSNAGSNSGGTHVLGHPGDFGRVATPEFHVVHDLSKGDTFTITIGAAGAGGEGGKGGNSAATNSRVTSFVLADPEGEHGSAGPAGEQGARNGTVQVIPLV
- a CDS encoding fibronectin type III domain-containing protein; translated protein: MTATFNPRPTRFQFSFRNDTATVSWDFGVDHWEVEWEEASDQRPFTGNQNKMVTTKREFTLSGLVVARNYGFRIRPVNDVVGAGDWVTHLLHHRVPSAVAPVSQTFTESQAFEWPWEDASEAILVLQGGQGGSGGGGGGGASPGFNIGSTVPNVGYAALYSGAEGGNGGGDGGGEGGDGRSETERHGADGTGRGGGGGGYGLNGYFGDGGAGGDYGGRGRRTYTQRNHGPRGGGGGGPKGGDGGYGGSPSPAGNGLATGGAGGGGEAGAPGGATTLTVGETVHSAAGGAGGGGGGGGGVPITDLARQPGLATGEDARGGGGGTGGSGGKAPDSEAYLNRPGGSGGAGSSGAEGECKTVRLAELARGTQLTIAIGAGGSGGAGGSGGSVLAIKASTQTSLRATYDGEAGSDGGTGAAGTAGSVTIYPIRS